A region from the Vanessa tameamea isolate UH-Manoa-2023 chromosome 3, ilVanTame1 primary haplotype, whole genome shotgun sequence genome encodes:
- the LOC113397245 gene encoding cyclin-A2-like translates to MASFRIHEDQENTALGLRKDADVFSAASQRRALGDLSQFACNQNRNTKHAGMTNGPCKVQDENRTVRQIKNEKNIVPPVAQFRAFSVYEDKPTEVEVKKREPTFKPFVAKEIRKDNFFINAAENVRALCAQVEKAKQQEPAKAPPLRLPLQEKKDKDVIESPMSVVDTSILSMSISKNASDILEDNDEEDTTTAQTDREMFFHVVEYRQDIYDYMKEIEVKNRANPRYMRKQPDITQVMRSILIDWIVEVCDEYGQQSETLHLAVSYIDRFLSYMSVVRTKLQLVGTAATYIAAKYEEVYPPEVSEFVYITDDTYTKREVLRMEHLILKVLSFDLSTPTSLAFLSHYCISNGISKKIFHLAAYIAELSLLESEPYLQFKPSVIAASALATARHALLCERSACHATAHASCANTAWPAALVQSSGYGWSELEPCLRELARTHSHASRQPYQAIPDKYKNNKFDGVSTIEPKPMFAVSKYQQPAAATRAPPDAARAS, encoded by the exons ATGGCATCATTTAGAATTCATGAGGATCAAGAAAACACCGCGTTAGGCTTACGAAAAGATGCTGATGTATTTTCGGCTGCTTCTCAACGGCGTGCCCTTGGAGATCTAAGCCAGTTTGCTTGTAACCAAAATCGCAATACAAAGCAT GCCGGAATGACGAATGGACCTTGCAAAGTTCAAGATGAGAACCGAACAGTACGtcagattaaaaatgaaaaaaatatcgtacCTCCCGTAGCTCAGTTTCGCGCCTTTAGTGTGTATGAAGATAAACCGACAGAAGTCGAGGTGAAAAAAAGAGAACCAACGTTTAAGCCATTTGTTGCAAAGGAAATAAGGAAAGATAACTTTTTCATCAATGCTGCAGAGAATGTCAGAGCTCTTTGTGCTCAAGTGGAAAAAGCTAAGCAACAAGAACCGGCCAAAGCACCGCCACTCAG ACTTCCACTGCAAGAGAAAAAAGATAAAGATGTTATTGAATCACCTATGTCAGTTGTGGATACAAGCATTCTTTCTATGTCAATTTCAAAGAATGCAAGTGATATTCTTGAAGATAATGACGAAGAGGACACAACTACAGCTCAGACTGATCGTGAGATGTTCTTCCATGTTGTAGAATATCGGCAAGATATATATGACTATATGAAGGAGATTGAG gtTAAAAATAGAGCAAATCCCCGCTACATGCGTAAACAGCCAGACATAACACAGGTGATGCGCTCGATACTGATTGATTGGATAGTGGAAGTTTGTGATGAGTACGGACAACAGAGTGAGACTTTACACCTTGCCGTGTCATATATCGATCGCTTCTTATCATACATGAGTGTAGTCCGCACCAAACTGCAACTAGTTGGCACTGCTGCTACATACATTGCTGC gaaatatGAAGAAGTGTATCCCCCAGAAGTATCAGAGTTTGTCTACATCACGGATGATACTTACACAAAGCGCGAGGTCCTTCGTATGGAACATCTCATTTTAAAAGTGCTGTCATTTGATCTCTCAACTCCTACATCTCTTGCATTCCTCTCACATTACTGCATTTCAAATGGAAtctcaaagaaaatatttcacttagctgct taCATTGCTGAGCTGTCACTGCTGGAATCGGAACCGTACTTGCAGTTCAAACCGTCCGTCATAGCTGCCAGCGCGCTGGCCACCGCGCGCCACGCGCTGCTGTGCGAGCGCAGCGCCTGCCACGCCACCGCACACGCCTCCTGCGCCAACACCG CGTGGCCGGCGGCACTAGTGCAGAGCTCGGGCTACGGATGGAGTGAGCTGGAGCCCTGCCTGCGCGAGCTGGCGCGCACACACTCACACGCGTCACGACAGCCCTATCAGGCCATTCCAGACAAATATAAGAACAACAA GTTCGACGGTGTATCAACAATAGAGCCCAAGCCGATGTTCGCGGTGTCGAAGTACCAGCAGCCCGCCGCCGCCACGCGGGCGCCGCCCGACGCCGCGCGCGCCAGCTAG
- the LOC113397428 gene encoding tumor necrosis factor receptor superfamily member wengen, with product MNLSTKVMRGEIAKLCLVIATLALGTVSSDGACERGRTWWHRQRGACIPCTRCDPRRLAVKYPCELHRDTICQPLYEVRIWPFNTEKDNDASETSSDYEYYEDSDYSGEVSDDLEWDIQTSTLTLAVSGCIVFFVVVVTLSLYHAKQWRVLKQTLKTDVQDLSAKLRLMEAGADGPADPMPNEHHIYCNIHVGKDALLGPVSTKKGLGNVYTQEKHSP from the exons ATGAATCTAAGTACTAAG GTAATGCGAGGAGAGATAGCGAAGTTGTGTTTGGTGATCGCTACCCTCGCGCTCGGGACCGTATCGAGTGACGGAGCGTGCGAGCGGGGGCGCACTTGGTGGCACCGGCAGCGCGGCGCCTGCATCCCCTGCACACGCTGCGACCCGCGCCGCCTCGCCGTTAAATATCCATGCGAGCTTCACCGGGATACCATTTGCCAACCTCTTTACGAGGTCCGCATCTGGCCCTTCAACACGGAGAAAGACAATGACGCGAGTGAAACGTCCAGTGATTATGAATATTACGAGGACTCAGACTACAGCGGTGAAGTGAGTGATGATCTAGAGTGGGATATCCAGACATCGACCCTAACTCTTGCCGTCAGTGGGTGTATAGTGTTTTTTGTGGTAGTTGTAACTCTGTCACTATACCACGCGAAGCAATGGCGAGTGTTGAAACAGACCCTTAAGACAG aCGTACAAGATTTATCAGCCAAGCTGAGACTGATGGAGGCCGGCGCAGATGGTCCAGCAGATCCGATGCCCAATGAACATCACATTTATTGCAATATACACGTCGGCAAAGATGCTTTGCTTG GCCCTGTTTCGACCAAAAAAGGCTTGGGGAACGTATACACGCAGGAGAAGCATTCTCCTTAA
- the LOC113397425 gene encoding transmembrane protein 41 homolog → MSILNRRNDSRAPLVQDIQSTDNSKNKGLSTSRALILVVIIFVLSLTALGLLYSQFPKLEEHEKQHIKLPWDLEDAKQLGLVLDRYKEKYFYEVLLGVFLVYIFLQTFAIPGSIFLSILSGFLFPFYLALLLVCCCSALGASLCFFLSNLLGKKLVRKFFPERAAQWSKAVTKHKNNLLNYIIFLRVTPFLPNWFINMSAPVIGVPLMPFALGTFIGVAPPSFVAIQAGQTLHTLTSTSEAWSWTSITILSIFALISLVPVLLKQKLREKFE, encoded by the exons ATGAGTATACTTAATCGCAGAAATGATTCTCGTGCGCCACTGGTTCAAG ATATACAATCGACTGATAACTCGAAAAATAAGGGATTATCAACATCAAGGGCTCTTATTTtagttgttataatatttgtctTATCACTAACAGCTTTAGGTCTTTTATATTCCCAATTTCCCAAATTAGAAGA ACATGAAAAACAACATATAAAGTTACCTTGGGATCTAGAAGATGCAAAACAGCTAGGTCTTGTATTAGACAGGTACAAGGAGAAGTATTTTTATGAAGTATTACTTGgagtatttttagtttatatatt TTTGCAAACATTTGCAATTCCGGGTTCAATATTCCTGAGTATACTCTCAggatttttatttcctttttatttagcTTTACTTTTAGTTTGTTGCTGTTCAGCACTTGGAGCAAGTTTATGTTTCTTTCTATCAAATCTTTTGGGGAAAAAATTAGTTAGAAAATTCTTCCCAGAAAGAGCGGCACAATGGTCAAAGGCTGTgacaaaacacaaaaataacttgctcaactatattatatttttgagggTGACTCCATTTTTACCAAATTGGTTTATTAATATGTCAGCACCAGTTATTGGTGTGCCTCTTATGCCATTCGCTTTGGGGACGTTCATTG GAGTGGCTCCTCCATCATTCGTAGCAATACAAGCTGGACAAACACTACATACATTGACGTCTACGAGTGAAGCTTGGTCCTGGACGTCGATCACTATTCTCAGCATTTTTGCATTAATCTCTCTAGTACCTGTGTTACTTAAACAGAAGCTAAGAGAAAAGTTTGAatga
- the LOC113397424 gene encoding uncharacterized protein LOC113397424, with the protein MTNKELLQEYSESIKRLKKESADIGINDDEFRKMYFDSLNDLDENLQLNRRQIFFKKYIFLIIFVIIILFATYNFKSIYSYIICNIQEYIYPGLRLLRKISIPFLSLFPAVTDLYQETCLIQNPFFTVVDMDCWPCSTVNNIGEFFNPQPIHKQQTAPFIYKTDQPQIDVNKLKTLYLKNKDIFNKESSKVLTNNKYYETPEDIFDSDILKENLYIWKFNNFNVARILRQIIERPKIVPKFGQSTERFIIIDSKHETFHIPDTECNFAFLLVLSGTRIINLQPAEECKHQCKSFKMELKKSYLLWYNWWYWRPSVQLTRGNETFIAHVGSYC; encoded by the exons atgacaaataaagaattattgcAAGAATATTCTGAATCTATAAAGAGACTTAAAAAGGAGAGTGCTGATATAGGCATAAATGATGATGAATttcgaaaaatgtattttgatagtCTAAATGATTTAGATGAAAACTTACAATTAAACCGAcgccaaattttttttaaaaagtacatatttcttataatttttgttataataatattatttgccaCATACAACTTCAAGTCTATATATAGTTACATAATATGCAAcatacaagaatatatttaccCAGGACTAAggttattaagaaaaatttcTATTCCATTCCTGTCATTATTTCCTGCAGTAACTG ATTTATACCAAGAAACATGTTTGATACAGAATCCATTTTTCACTGTTGTGGACATGGATTGCTGGCCTTGTAGTACAGTAAACAACATAGGTGAATTTTTCAATCCACAACCAATCCATAAACAGCAGACTGCcccttttatttataag ACTGATCAGCCACAGATTGATGTGAATAAATTGAaaaccttatatttaaaaaataaagatatatttaataaggaaaGTTCAAAAGTTCTtacaaataataagtattatgaaACACCTGAAGACATTTTTGACTcagatatattaaaagaaaatctttatatttg GAAATTCAATAACTTCAATGTTGCAAGGATACTACGCCAGATCATTGAAAGGCCAAAAATTGTTCCAAAGTTTGGTCAAAGCACTGAGAGATTTATCATAATAGATTCTAAACATGAAACATTTCACATACCAGATACAGAATGTAACTTTGCTTTTCTACTCGTTCTAAGTGGtacaagaattattaatttacaaccaGCAGAAGAATGCAAACATCAGTGTAAATCCTTCAAAATGGAATTAAAGAAATCATATCTAT TGTGGTACAACTGGTGGTATTGGAGACCATCAGTCCAACTGACACGAGGCAATGAAACGTTTATTGCACATGTTGGctcatattgttaa